A single window of Eucalyptus grandis isolate ANBG69807.140 chromosome 1, ASM1654582v1, whole genome shotgun sequence DNA harbors:
- the LOC104433125 gene encoding protein OCTOPUS isoform X3: MNPTTEPPPPPLPQFQPPQPPQPHRRTCESHPEEQFTGFCPSCLCERLALLEPSSSSSSAAPAASASASSSSRKPPSSAAASALKALFKPSSSKPPPPASASAFLPELRRTKSFSASKNEGFFSGIFEPQRKSCDVRVRSTLCTLFSLDDDRNPSKRDSTRSSNSEGVQAKNLGPVGVRGPVLESKEEEDAGAGSDYQQSKEYIVQEDEEEEEDDEIRAWEEPNVAPAVVENRVQEIVEEEEEEEEEEAEIEETAEPEFEVVPEEEVKTMKDHIDLDAQAKKSSGRDFKEIAGSFWSAASVFSKKWQNWRRKQKMKKRDNGSGSATLPVEKPIGRQFRETQSEIADYGFGRRSCDTDPRFSLDAARISFDAARMSFDDPRYSFDEPRASWDGHLIGRTFPRMPTMVSVVEDSPGHVSRTDTQIPVEEPMNCINEEESLPGGSAQTRDYYLDSSSRRRKSLDRSNSIRKTAAAVVAEIDELKSGKNAKVSPATAEHFQGSKPIVTDRESRDSISNSNSLRDDCSDMFDLAFRDNASVVNNGDQKGSKKSRRWGKGWSIWGFIHRRGGNKDENDDRYGRPNGVERSYSESWPELRGEPNGDLRAGFNRKVFRSNSSVSCRNSSYSHLVGGSFGSIRKNMFEPTTPNGHNGKKKRDEFVLERNRSARYSPNNLDNGLLRFYLTPMRGSRRSGSGGKSRANQAQSIARSVLRLY; this comes from the exons ATGAATCCCACGACGGAGCCTCCCCCTCC GCCCCTGCCCCAGTTCcagccgccgcagccgccgcagCCCCACCGCCGCACCTGCGAGAGCCACCCGGAGGAGCAGTTCACCGGCTTCTGCCCCTCATGCCTCTGCGAGCGCCTGGCACTCTTGgaaccctcctcctcctcctcctccgccgcccccgccgcctccgcctccgcctcctcctcctcccgcaAGCccccttcctccgccgccgcctcggccCTTAAGGCCCTCTTCAAGCCCTCCTCCTCTAAGCCCCCGCCCCCGGCGTCCGCCTCGGCCTTCCTGCCGGAGCTCCGGCGCACCAAGTCGTTCTCGGCGTCCAAGAACGAGGGTTTCTTCTCCGGCATTTTCGAGCCGCAGAGGAAGTCCTGCGACGTCCGGGTCCGGAGCACGCTGTGCACGCTCTTCAGCCTCGACGACGACCGGAACCCGTCGAAGCGGGACTCGACCAGGAGCAGCAACTCGGAGGGCGTCCAGGCCAAGAACTTGGGCCCGGTCGGCGTTCGGGGTCCGGTCCTCGAgtccaaagaagaagaggacgcgGGAGCAGGAAGCGATTACCAGCAGAGCAAGGAGTACATCGTGCAGGAagacgaagaggaagaggaagacgaCGAGATTAGGGCTTGGGAAGAGCCCAATGTAGCACCCGCTGTTGTCGAAAACAGAGTGCAGGAGATTgtcgaagaagaggaggaggaagaggaagaggaagcaGAAATTGAAGAAACAGCAGAGCCAGAGTTCGAAGTAGTGCCGGAAGAAGAGGTAAAGACCATGAAAGATCACATAGATCTCGATGCTCAAGCTAAGAAGTCTTCCGGGAGAGACTTCAAGGAGATTGCCGGTAGCTTCTGGTCTGCTGCTTCGGTCTTCAGCAAGAAATGGCAGAACTGGAGGCGGAAGCAGAAGATGAAGAAGCGAGACAACGGAAGTGGCTCCGCCACATTGCCCGTGGAGAAGCCCATCGGCCGCCAATTCCGAGAAACCCAGTCCGAGATCGCCGACTATGGGTTCGGCCGGAGATCCTGCGACACTGACCCCAGGTTCTCGCTCGATGCGGCTCGGATTTCCTTCGATGCTGCGCGGATGTCCTTTGATGACCCGAGATATTCATTCGACGAGCCGAGGGCCTCGTGGGATGGGCACTTGATCGGGAGGACGTTCCCGCGGATGCCGACAATGGTGTCCGTTGTGGAGGACTCTCCCGGGCACGTCTCGAGGACCGACACCCAGATTCCGGTGGAGGAGCCCATGAATTGCATCAATGAGGAAGAGTCTCTCCCCGGCGGATCGGCACAGACCCGCGATTACTACTTGGACTCATCTTCTCGGAGGAGGAAGAGCCTCGACCGGTCGAATTCTATCAGGAAGACGGCGGCCGCAGTGGTGGCGGAGATCGACGAATTGAAGTCTGGTAAGAACGCGAAAGTCTCCCCTGCAACTGCTGAGCACTTCCAAGGGAGCAAACCGATTGTCACGGATCGAGAGTCGAGGGATTCAATCTCCAATTCGAACTCGCTGAGAGACGATTGCTCGGACATGTTCGATCTTGCATTCAGGGACAATGCGTCCGTTGTGAACAATGGCGACCAAAAGGGGTCGAAGAAATCTAGGAGATGGGGCAAGGGTTGGAGCATTTGGGGGTTTATACATAGGAGAGGAGGGAACAAGGACGAGAACGACGATAGGTACGGCAGACCGAATGGGGTCGAGCGGTCGTACTCTGAGTCATGGCCGGAGCTGCGAGGCGAGCCCAACGGGGACCTACGGGCCGGTTTCAATCGGAAGGTGTTCAGGAGCAACAGCAGCGTGAGCTGCAGGAACTCGTCCTACAGCCATCTTGTTGGCGGGTCATTCGGGAGCATCAGAAAGAACATGTTCGAGCCGACGACGCCGAATGGGCACAACGGCAAGAAGAAGCGGGATGAGTTCGTCCTGGAGCGGAACCGCAGTGCTAGGTACTCGCCGAACAACCTCGACAATGGGCTGTTGAGGTTCTACCTGACCCCGATGCGGGGGAGCCGGAGGAGCGGCTCCGGCGGGAAGAGCAGGGCTAATCAGGCCCAGTCCATTGCAAGAAGCGTTCTGAGATTGTACTGA
- the LOC104433125 gene encoding protein OCTOPUS isoform X1, with translation MNPTTEPPPPPLPLPLPLPQFQPPKPPPQPPQPPPQPPQPHRRTCERHPEEHFTGFCPSCICERLALLEPSSSSSSAAPAASASASSSSRKPPSSAAASALKALFKPSSSSSSSKPPPPASASAFLPELRRTKSFSASKNEGFFSGIFEPQRKSCDVRVGSTLFTLFSLDDDRNPSKRDSTRNSNAEGVQAKNLGPAGVRGPVLESKEEEDAGAGSDYQQSKEYIVQEDEEEEEDDEIRAWEEPNVAPAVVENRVQEIVEEEEEEEEEEAEIEETAEPEFEVVPEEEVKTMKDHIDLDAQAKKSSGRDFKEIAGSFWSAASVFSKKWQNWRRKQKMKKRDNGSGSATLPVEKPIGRQFRETQSEIADYGFGRRSCDTDPRFSLDAARISFDAARMSFDDPRYSFDEPRASWDGHLIGRTFPRMPTMVSVVEDSPGHVSRTDTQIPVEEPMNCINEEESLPGGSAQTRDYYLDSSSRRRKSLDRSNSIRKTAAAVVAEIDELKSGKNAKVSPATAEHFQGSKPIVTDRESRDSISNSNSLRDDCSDMFDLAFRDNASVVNNGDQKGSKKSRRWGKGWSIWGFIHRRGGNKDENDDRYGRPNGVERSYSESWPELRGEPNGDLRAGFNRKVFRSNSSVSCRNSSYSHLVGGSFGSIRKNMFEPTTPNGHNGKKKRDEFVLERNRSARYSPNNLDNGLLRFYLTPMRGSRRSGSGGKSRANQAQSIARSVLRLY, from the exons ATGAATCCCACGACGGAGCCTCCCCCTCCGCCCCTGCCCCTGCCCCTGCCCCTGCCCCAGTTCCAGCCGCCGaagccgccgccgcagccgccgcagccgccgccgcagccgccgcagCCCCACCGCCGCACCTGCGAGCGCCACCCGGAGGAGCACTTCACCGGCTTCTGCCCCTCATGCATCTGCGAGCGCCTGGCACTCTTGgaaccctcctcctcctcctcctccgccgcccccgccgcctccgcctccgcctcctcctcctcccgcaAGCccccttcctccgccgccgcctcggccCTTAAGGCCCTCTTCaagccctcctcctcctcctcctcctccaagccCCCGCCCCCGGCGTCCGCCTCGGCCTTCCTGCCGGAGCTCCGGCGCACCAAGTCGTTCTCGGCGTCCAAGAACGAGGGTTTCTTCTCCGGCATTTTCGAGCCGCAGAGGAAGTCCTGCGACGTCCGGGTCGGGAGCACGCTGTTCACGCTCTTCAGCCTCGACGACGACCGGAACCCGTCGAAGCGGGACTCGACCCGGAACAGCAACGCGGAGGGCGTCCAGGCCAAGAACTTGGGCCCGGCCGGCGTTCGGGGTCCGGTCCTCGAgtccaaagaagaagaggacgcgGGAGCAGGAAGCGATTACCAGCAGAGCAAGGAGTACATCGTGCAGGAAgacgaggaggaagaggaagacgaCGAGATTAGGGCTTGGGAAGAGCCCAATGTAGCACCCGCTGTTGTCGAAAACAGAGTGCAGGAG ATTgtcgaagaagaggaggaggaagaggaagaggaagcaGAAATTGAAGAAACAGCAGAGCCAGAGTTCGAAGTAGTGCCGGAAGAAGAGGTAAAGACCATGAAAGATCACATAGATCTCGATGCTCAAGCTAAGAAGTCTTCCGGGAGAGACTTCAAGGAGATTGCCGGTAGCTTCTGGTCTGCTGCTTCGGTCTTCAGCAAGAAATGGCAGAACTGGAGGCGGAAGCAGAAGATGAAGAAGCGAGACAACGGAAGTGGCTCCGCCACATTGCCCGTGGAGAAGCCCATCGGCCGCCAATTCCGAGAAACCCAGTCCGAGATCGCCGACTATGGGTTCGGCCGGAGATCCTGCGACACTGACCCCAGGTTCTCGCTCGATGCGGCTCGGATTTCCTTCGATGCTGCGCGGATGTCCTTTGATGACCCGAGATATTCATTCGACGAGCCGAGGGCCTCGTGGGATGGGCACTTGATCGGGAGGACGTTCCCGCGGATGCCGACAATGGTGTCCGTTGTGGAGGACTCTCCCGGGCACGTCTCGAGGACCGACACCCAGATTCCGGTGGAGGAGCCCATGAATTGCATCAATGAGGAAGAGTCTCTCCCCGGCGGATCGGCACAGACCCGCGATTACTACTTGGACTCATCTTCTCGGAGGAGGAAGAGCCTCGACCGGTCGAATTCTATCAGGAAGACGGCGGCCGCAGTGGTGGCGGAGATCGACGAATTGAAGTCTGGTAAGAACGCGAAAGTCTCCCCTGCAACTGCTGAGCACTTCCAAGGGAGCAAACCGATTGTCACGGATCGAGAGTCGAGGGATTCAATCTCCAATTCGAACTCGCTGAGAGACGATTGCTCGGACATGTTCGATCTTGCATTCAGGGACAATGCGTCCGTTGTGAACAATGGCGACCAAAAGGGGTCGAAGAAATCTAGGAGATGGGGCAAGGGTTGGAGCATTTGGGGGTTTATACATAGGAGAGGAGGGAACAAGGACGAGAACGACGATAGGTACGGCAGACCGAATGGGGTCGAGCGGTCGTACTCTGAGTCATGGCCGGAGCTGCGAGGCGAGCCCAACGGGGACCTACGGGCCGGTTTCAATCGGAAGGTGTTCAGGAGCAACAGCAGCGTGAGCTGCAGGAACTCGTCCTACAGCCATCTTGTTGGCGGGTCATTCGGGAGCATCAGAAAGAACATGTTCGAGCCGACGACGCCGAATGGGCACAACGGCAAGAAGAAGCGGGATGAGTTCGTCCTGGAGCGGAACCGCAGTGCTAGGTACTCGCCGAACAACCTCGACAATGGGCTGTTGAGGTTCTACCTGACCCCGATGCGGGGGAGCCGGAGGAGCGGCTCCGGCGGGAAGAGCAGGGCTAATCAGGCCCAGTCCATTGCAAGAAGCGTTCTGAGATTGTACTGA
- the LOC104433125 gene encoding protein OCTOPUS isoform X2 produces MNPTTEPPPPPLPLPQFQPPQPPQPHRRTCESHPEEQFTGFCPSCLCERLALLEPSSSSSSAAPAASASASSSSRKPPSSAAASALKALFKPSSSKPPPPASASAFLPELRRTKSFSASKNEGFFSGIFEPQRKSCDVRVRSTLCTLFSLDDDRNPSKRDSTRSSNSEGVQAKNLGPVGVRGPVLESKEEEDAGAGSDYQQSKEYIVQEDEEEEEDDEIRAWEEPNVAPAVVENRVQEIVEEEEEEEEEEAEIEETAEPEFEVVPEEEVKTMKDHIDLDAQAKKSSGRDFKEIAGSFWSAASVFSKKWQNWRRKQKMKKRDNGSGSATLPVEKPIGRQFRETQSEIADYGFGRRSCDTDPRFSLDAARISFDAARMSFDDPRYSFDEPRASWDGHLIGRTFPRMPTMVSVVEDSPGHVSRTDTQIPVEEPMNCINEEESLPGGSAQTRDYYLDSSSRRRKSLDRSNSIRKTAAAVVAEIDELKSGKNAKVSPATAEHFQGSKPIVTDRESRDSISNSNSLRDDCSDMFDLAFRDNASVVNNGDQKGSKKSRRWGKGWSIWGFIHRRGGNKDENDDRYGRPNGVERSYSESWPELRGEPNGDLRAGFNRKVFRSNSSVSCRNSSYSHLVGGSFGSIRKNMFEPTTPNGHNGKKKRDEFVLERNRSARYSPNNLDNGLLRFYLTPMRGSRRSGSGGKSRANQAQSIARSVLRLY; encoded by the exons ATGAATCCCACGACGGAGCCTCCCCCTCC GCCCCTGCCCCTGCCCCAGTTCcagccgccgcagccgccgcagCCCCACCGCCGCACCTGCGAGAGCCACCCGGAGGAGCAGTTCACCGGCTTCTGCCCCTCATGCCTCTGCGAGCGCCTGGCACTCTTGgaaccctcctcctcctcctcctccgccgcccccgccgcctccgcctccgcctcctcctcctcccgcaAGCccccttcctccgccgccgcctcggccCTTAAGGCCCTCTTCAAGCCCTCCTCCTCTAAGCCCCCGCCCCCGGCGTCCGCCTCGGCCTTCCTGCCGGAGCTCCGGCGCACCAAGTCGTTCTCGGCGTCCAAGAACGAGGGTTTCTTCTCCGGCATTTTCGAGCCGCAGAGGAAGTCCTGCGACGTCCGGGTCCGGAGCACGCTGTGCACGCTCTTCAGCCTCGACGACGACCGGAACCCGTCGAAGCGGGACTCGACCAGGAGCAGCAACTCGGAGGGCGTCCAGGCCAAGAACTTGGGCCCGGTCGGCGTTCGGGGTCCGGTCCTCGAgtccaaagaagaagaggacgcgGGAGCAGGAAGCGATTACCAGCAGAGCAAGGAGTACATCGTGCAGGAagacgaagaggaagaggaagacgaCGAGATTAGGGCTTGGGAAGAGCCCAATGTAGCACCCGCTGTTGTCGAAAACAGAGTGCAGGAGATTgtcgaagaagaggaggaggaagaggaagaggaagcaGAAATTGAAGAAACAGCAGAGCCAGAGTTCGAAGTAGTGCCGGAAGAAGAGGTAAAGACCATGAAAGATCACATAGATCTCGATGCTCAAGCTAAGAAGTCTTCCGGGAGAGACTTCAAGGAGATTGCCGGTAGCTTCTGGTCTGCTGCTTCGGTCTTCAGCAAGAAATGGCAGAACTGGAGGCGGAAGCAGAAGATGAAGAAGCGAGACAACGGAAGTGGCTCCGCCACATTGCCCGTGGAGAAGCCCATCGGCCGCCAATTCCGAGAAACCCAGTCCGAGATCGCCGACTATGGGTTCGGCCGGAGATCCTGCGACACTGACCCCAGGTTCTCGCTCGATGCGGCTCGGATTTCCTTCGATGCTGCGCGGATGTCCTTTGATGACCCGAGATATTCATTCGACGAGCCGAGGGCCTCGTGGGATGGGCACTTGATCGGGAGGACGTTCCCGCGGATGCCGACAATGGTGTCCGTTGTGGAGGACTCTCCCGGGCACGTCTCGAGGACCGACACCCAGATTCCGGTGGAGGAGCCCATGAATTGCATCAATGAGGAAGAGTCTCTCCCCGGCGGATCGGCACAGACCCGCGATTACTACTTGGACTCATCTTCTCGGAGGAGGAAGAGCCTCGACCGGTCGAATTCTATCAGGAAGACGGCGGCCGCAGTGGTGGCGGAGATCGACGAATTGAAGTCTGGTAAGAACGCGAAAGTCTCCCCTGCAACTGCTGAGCACTTCCAAGGGAGCAAACCGATTGTCACGGATCGAGAGTCGAGGGATTCAATCTCCAATTCGAACTCGCTGAGAGACGATTGCTCGGACATGTTCGATCTTGCATTCAGGGACAATGCGTCCGTTGTGAACAATGGCGACCAAAAGGGGTCGAAGAAATCTAGGAGATGGGGCAAGGGTTGGAGCATTTGGGGGTTTATACATAGGAGAGGAGGGAACAAGGACGAGAACGACGATAGGTACGGCAGACCGAATGGGGTCGAGCGGTCGTACTCTGAGTCATGGCCGGAGCTGCGAGGCGAGCCCAACGGGGACCTACGGGCCGGTTTCAATCGGAAGGTGTTCAGGAGCAACAGCAGCGTGAGCTGCAGGAACTCGTCCTACAGCCATCTTGTTGGCGGGTCATTCGGGAGCATCAGAAAGAACATGTTCGAGCCGACGACGCCGAATGGGCACAACGGCAAGAAGAAGCGGGATGAGTTCGTCCTGGAGCGGAACCGCAGTGCTAGGTACTCGCCGAACAACCTCGACAATGGGCTGTTGAGGTTCTACCTGACCCCGATGCGGGGGAGCCGGAGGAGCGGCTCCGGCGGGAAGAGCAGGGCTAATCAGGCCCAGTCCATTGCAAGAAGCGTTCTGAGATTGTACTGA